The nucleotide window ATCGACCGAGACGGGGACGGGCCCAGCAGCGGGATCCGCATCGCCAGCTGCAGCAGCTGACGCCAGTAGGAGGCGTGCCCGGCGGCGATATGACCGACCTCGTGGCCGATGACGAATCCCAACGCCTCGGGGTCGCGGGCGTGGCCACCGATCTCGAACAGATCGCTGTAGACGACCACGTAGCGGCGAAAACCGTGCCCACTGGCGAAGGCGTTGATCAAGCCGTTGCCCAATACCACGTAGGCGTCCGGGACTTCACTGAGCCCGAACCGCCGGGCGGCTTCGACCACCAGCCAGTAGCCGTCGGGAAATTGGGTGGGTGACATCTTGACGCCGTTGGCCCGCTGCTGTCCGTAGGTCAACCCGCGGAGAAAAAACAGCACGACGGGCGTGGCCAGGATTGACAGCCATAGCACGCTGGCCTTGCCGGCCAGCACGACCGCGATCGCGATCACATAGAGCGGCACACTGCACGTGATGACCAAGGGCAAGCAAGACCGATCTCCCACGGATGCCGTTTGGGGTGGTCGAAAGAGCCGGGTCGGCCCGGGTCGGTCCGGGTGGTGCGCCATAGAACGAGGGCGGGATGTGCTGGTCGGGCGCATGTGCGTTCGCCGGCGATTCCACGATGGCCATGGGTATGGTCGGGCACCTCTGTGATGTCGGTAGTTGACGAGTTCACCGTCCTGGCACGCGCTTGGCGGATTCTTGTTGGATCCTTGGTGATCTGTGCAGCGTGAAACCTATTTGGGGGATGTCGAGAATGCCAGGCACCAAAGTCCACACGAACGACCGCCCGTCGCGCTGGAAGCCCTTCTTCTGGTAGAAGCGGCGCGCTCGATAGTTTTTCTCAGCGCACCACAGCACCGCATCGTTTGCCGGCTCTGTGCCGAGGGCATGATCGAGCAACAGACTGCCGATTCCTCGGCGAGGCTTCTCCGCGGCGACGTAGAGGGAGTCGATCTCGAGACGATCGGGGTGGTCGTCCTCAGGTCCGAAAATGCTCATGCCGACGATGTGGTCCCCCGACTCGGCAAGCCACATGGCCCATCCGGGTCTGCTGAGTCTGCGTGGGTATTCCTCATCAATCCATCTCTGCCAGTCGAACAGATCGAGCATCTCCGGTGTCATGATGCCCCGGTAGGACAGCCGCCAACTCGGGTAGTGCATCCGCGCGACGTCCTCATAGTCCGCCGGCTCAGCCTGCCGGATCGAGATACCGTCGGGCATCTCCGTCACGCTTACCCCCGTGGTGTGGTTGATCGGGGAGCCAGAACGGATGCGCACCGTCCCTCCCCGGCGAAAGGTTTAGGGGAGAGTAGCGCAGGGCCCCGCGCGTCGAAGGGTCCCGTGCTGGACCGCCCGACGGCCGTTTACGACTCTGGATGGAGCGGCATCGTATTTTCCTATCATTGGGTAATGGGCGCCGGTGAACTCGACATAGCGGGATCTCCGGCATTTAGCGCGCCGGAGTCGATCCGATACCACGCCGCGGGCTGGTGGTCGGACTCGACGGTGTCCGACGCCGTACGTCGCAATGCCGAGCGGATACCTGACCGTGTTGCCTATGTCGACCACCCGGGTCGTCCCCTTACCTGGCAGCAATTCGACTTTGCGGCAAGCGCTTTGGCCGAGCAGCTCGCCGGTATCGGCGTTCTACGGGGTGATCGGATCGCGGTGTGGCATCGGGATTGCGCCGCGATTCATGTGCTGTTCGTCGCGATCGAGCGCTGTGGCGCGGTGGTGGTTGGGATCGGTGCGCGCGCCGGTGCTCGTGAGGTGGTCCAGATTCTGCGCGACACCCAGTCGCGGATCATGATCAGTGATGAATCGCGCGCCACGCTGGCCGCCGGCCTGCAGACCGAACTCCCGGTGTCGGTGCTAGCCCTCGGTTGTGACGGCGATGTACCTTGCTTGACGGTGGACAGCGAGCCGGTGGCGCTGGGAACCGAGTCCAGGTTAGGTCCCGACGACGTCTTCCTGATCAACTCGACGTCCGGCACCACCGGGATACCCAAATGCGTCGTTCATACCCAAAACCGGTGGCATTACTTTCACCAAAAGGCGATCGCCAATGCGCTGTTGACGTCCGACGATGTCTTCCTGCCCGCGATACCGACGCCGTTCGGGTTCGGAGTATGGACCAGCCACACCACGCCTATCTATCTGGGCGCCACCGCGGTGATCTTGGAACAGTTCACGCCGCGAGCCACTTGTGAGGCAATACTCCGGCACAAGGTGACTGTCTTATGTTGCGTAAGTACTCAGTTGACCCTGCTGATGACTGAAGGTACTTGCCGCAACTATGATTTGAGTTCACTGCGAGTCGTTTTCGCTGGTGGCGAAGCATTACCGTATCGGCCGGCCGTCGATTTCGAAGAACTCACCGGTGCAAAGATTCTGCAGTTCTACGGATCCAACGAGACCGGACTGCTGAGCGGGACCACTGTGGACGATCCGCGGCATCGTCGGCTCCGGACGGGTGGTCGGGTAGTCCCAGAAATGTCGGTACGGCTCTTCGAGGGGCAACGCGACGTCACTGAGACCGGCCATGGTCAGCCGGCGTGCCGCGGGCCGGCCACGAGCCTCGGCTATCTGGGCGGCACCGACCATGCCAGTTTGTTCACCCACGACGGGTGGATGCGGATGGGGGACATCTGCGAAATCGACGCCGAAGGCTACCTGACCGTCACCGGCCGCACCGCCGACTTCATCCTGCGCGGCGGCAAGAACATCAGCGCCGCACAGGTAGAAGACGCAGTGATGACGCACCCTGAGGTTGCGGTGGCCGCAGCTGTGGCGATGCCCGATCCGGTGTTTGGCGAAAAGGTCTGCTTGTACGCCGAACTGGTCACCTCCCATATCATCGACTTGACCGATCTCATCAACCATCTTTTGGCGCAAGGGGTTTCCAAAGAACTGCTGCCGGAGCGCCTCGTCGTGGTTGACGAACTGCCTCGATCTTCTGGCGGCAAGATCGCCAAAGGCAAACTCCGCGAGGATATCCGAAACAGGATGGAGGCCGCTGATGAAAGCTCCTAGTGCCCGGCGGGGCGGGGGAATTGGCTGGGTTGAACATGGCCGCACACCCAACAGACAATTCATGACGAAATTAGCGGGTGGCCCCACGAGGTGATCCGCAAGATCACCTGGGAGAACGCCGCGCGGTTGTATCGCCGTCCGGTACTGTCCGATGTCCAGCGGAATCCGGACGCGTTCTGAACTCCGCCACGCGCGCTGCTGCCTAGTTCAAATCCAGGTCGGCCTCGGAACAATAGACGCCGAGCAGGTCGCGAGCGGAAACGATCCCCGCTGGAGTACCGTCGCGGTCCACCAGAATGTGCCGGATGTAGTGCTCCATCATCCGGTTCGCCACTTCATCGATGGTGGCCGCAGCATCGCACCACACCAGCTTGGTGCTGGCGACCTCAAGGGCGGGCACGACGTTGGGATCTTTCCCGGTAGCGACCAGTCGTACAACGTCACGTTCACTGATAAGCGCCGTGGGCCGGTCGTCGTCGCCGATAACGATCGCTCCGACATTGTCAGCGATCATCGCATTGGCCGCATCGGCAACGCTGGCATCGCCGACAACTCGCGCCACTGGGTCGCCGGTCACAGTGGAAATCGGGAGCGACCCGGCAGAGGGAAGACTAGGCACGCCACCATGTTCCACGTGACCGGCCCGTACATCTAGTGACTTGAGTCATCAATACCGATCGCGTTGGTCGCCCGTGCAAATCGGCCGCCTCGGGGCTCTGTTCCAAGAAGGGAGAAGCAGTCGCCGGATCGACAGACCGCTAGCATCCCCGAGCGGCGTGGTGGTCGCGTGAGCCGGTGTCTTTCTTGCCGGCAGAGGGCATGCCCGCCGTCAGATGGCTGTGGGAGTGTATGAGGTATGCGCGATCCCCGGACGGCGAGCGGTTGATGAAGGACCCACATTCCGGTCGCCCGTTCACCTCATCGAGGGTGCTAGACCCCGGCCTGCGATCCGTTGCCCGGCTACTGCCTCGTGGATATGGGTTGCGCCGCGGTCTCAAGCTGCCACGGGCGCTCATGGGCCTGGCGGGCGCGATGTGCCGTGTGCGGGACGTACCGGTGGCCAGCGTCAACGATGATGTCACCGTGCGTGTGCACCGACCGTCCGAGTTGGCCGACCGCGACGCTGCGTTGCTCTGGATTCATGGCGGCGGAACGGTGATGGGCAGTGCCGCGCAGGAAGATCAGTACTGTCGCAAGCTTGCTCATTTCGCCGGGGTGGCGGTCGCCGCGGTAGACCACCGGCTGGCACCCGAACACCCTTATCCGACCCCGCTCGAGGACTGCTACGCCGCGCTGCTGTGGCTGCAGGGCCAACCGTGGGTAGATCCATCCCGGATTGCGGTTGGTGGTGCCAGCGCCGGCGGCCTGTTTGCGGCCGCCGTGGCCCAGCGCGCCCATGACCGTGGCGAGGTCAAGCCCGTGCTGCAAATGTTGGTGTATCCGATGCTCGATGACCGGACCGGCGCACCTCCGGACGGTCATCAACGCATCATGTGGAGCGCGAGCGACAACCAGCAGGCCTGGCGGTGGTATCTGGGCGGGGCGAATCCCGCCGAAGCCGCACCCGCGCGACGCGCCGACCTGTCAGGTCTGCCGCCGGCGTGGATCGGAGTGGGCACCCTGGACCTGTTCCATGCGGAATGCCGCGACTACGCGCGGCGCCTGCGTGCCGCGGGCGTGGAGGTGCACGAAGAGATTGCCGCCGGCGCGTTCCACGCCTTCGATCTGCTCGCACCGAAGGCACCGATTTCGTTGTCGTTTTTTGCCAGCCAGTGCCACTATCTACGAACCGCACTGGCACCGGGGTGTTAGCGCCACGGCTCCTTACTCCTCCAACGTTGGGGTTAGGTGACCCAGTCGGGTTGCTGGGCGACGTCGACGTTGGCGAAGTCCTTGTGGCCCAGGCCAGCGACGGTACCGCCGTCGACCACGAATTCTGCGCCGGTGGAATAGCTCGACTCGTCGCTGGCGAGGTAGACGACGAGGTTGGAGACCTCCTGGGGTTCGGCGGCCCGGCCCAGCGCGGTCTGGAACAGGTCCTCGGGAACCCATTGCGTCATCGGAGTTTTGACCAGGCCGGGGTGGATGGAATTCACCCGGATTCCATTGACTCCCAGCTCGACCGCTGCTGATTTGGTCA belongs to Mycobacterium basiliense and includes:
- a CDS encoding GNAT family N-acetyltransferase, which encodes MRIRSGSPINHTTGVSVTEMPDGISIRQAEPADYEDVARMHYPSWRLSYRGIMTPEMLDLFDWQRWIDEEYPRRLSRPGWAMWLAESGDHIVGMSIFGPEDDHPDRLEIDSLYVAAEKPRRGIGSLLLDHALGTEPANDAVLWCAEKNYRARRFYQKKGFQRDGRSFVWTLVPGILDIPQIGFTLHRSPRIQQESAKRVPGR
- a CDS encoding class I adenylate-forming enzyme family protein → MGAGELDIAGSPAFSAPESIRYHAAGWWSDSTVSDAVRRNAERIPDRVAYVDHPGRPLTWQQFDFAASALAEQLAGIGVLRGDRIAVWHRDCAAIHVLFVAIERCGAVVVGIGARAGAREVVQILRDTQSRIMISDESRATLAAGLQTELPVSVLALGCDGDVPCLTVDSEPVALGTESRLGPDDVFLINSTSGTTGIPKCVVHTQNRWHYFHQKAIANALLTSDDVFLPAIPTPFGFGVWTSHTTPIYLGATAVILEQFTPRATCEAILRHKVTVLCCVSTQLTLLMTEGTCRNYDLSSLRVVFAGGEALPYRPAVDFEELTGAKILQFYGSNETGLLSGTTVDDPRHRRLRTGGRVVPEMSVRLFEGQRDVTETGHGQPACRGPATSLGYLGGTDHASLFTHDGWMRMGDICEIDAEGYLTVTGRTADFILRGGKNISAAQVEDAVMTHPEVAVAAAVAMPDPVFGEKVCLYAELVTSHIIDLTDLINHLLAQGVSKELLPERLVVVDELPRSSGGKIAKGKLREDIRNRMEAADESS
- a CDS encoding CBS domain-containing protein gives rise to the protein MPSLPSAGSLPISTVTGDPVARVVGDASVADAANAMIADNVGAIVIGDDDRPTALISERDVVRLVATGKDPNVVPALEVASTKLVWCDAAATIDEVANRMMEHYIRHILVDRDGTPAGIVSARDLLGVYCSEADLDLN
- a CDS encoding alpha/beta hydrolase — encoded protein: MKDPHSGRPFTSSRVLDPGLRSVARLLPRGYGLRRGLKLPRALMGLAGAMCRVRDVPVASVNDDVTVRVHRPSELADRDAALLWIHGGGTVMGSAAQEDQYCRKLAHFAGVAVAAVDHRLAPEHPYPTPLEDCYAALLWLQGQPWVDPSRIAVGGASAGGLFAAAVAQRAHDRGEVKPVLQMLVYPMLDDRTGAPPDGHQRIMWSASDNQQAWRWYLGGANPAEAAPARRADLSGLPPAWIGVGTLDLFHAECRDYARRLRAAGVEVHEEIAAGAFHAFDLLAPKAPISLSFFASQCHYLRTALAPGC